AATTGCTTTTTTAAATAGCGGCTGCATAATACGTCCAAAGACTGCAGGTATTGTCTGGTATATACCTTGCCCAACAAATCGTCTAAGAAGTAATATCTAAAGGAATTTGGTGTTATTTTTTCAATTTGTTTCTTTAAATAATAAGCATGTCTGTGCTCTTCGGCGGCATGTTTTAGCTGGATAATATCTGTGGTATAAGGATGTTCACAGGCCGAAATTTTTCTGGCACCTGCGTTCTCCATAAAAGATAAAGTGTTAAGCCATTTTGCATGCAATTCGGAATGTTCTACAATATGTTGAAGCGTGGAAAGCATATTTCTACTTTTTTGATAAAAGTATTACCTTTCCGGATGGTTTGGTTGTGCCAGTTTTTAAATTATGGATAGTCCGGTTGAGATACCTTTTAAAAGTTTTATACAGATTGACCGAAAATCGGAGGTAGCGGTGTTTATGCAAATTGCCAATCAGCTGATTTATGCCATTCAGAGAAATCTGGTTTTACCAGGAACAAAATTACCAGGAACCAGAGTTTTAGGTGAATTGCTGGATGTGCATCGCAATACCATTACTGCTGTTTATGACGAACTTTATGCACAGGGTTGGGTAGAAATAAAACCGAATCAGGGAACTTTTATAAGTTCCGAACTACCTTTCACAGAAAAATTGCGATCGGGAATGCCCGAATATGTTTATCCACAACAGACAGGATTTACTTTCAGAAAATCTAATTTACTGGATAACCCTTTTGAAAATACCACCTGTGATTACGTTTTTAATGATGGCGTACCTGATGTCCGTTTAACCCAGTTGAATGACATTTCTCGATTTTACAGTGCGAATATCAAACGGCGAAGCAACCGAAAAAGAATGGGTTATTATAACCAGGAAGGAAGTGAATATTTTAAATATCAATTATCCTATTACCTTAATTTGTCGCGTGGCCTCCCTGTTTCGACTAATAATTTGCTGATTACCCGCAGTATTGAAATGAGTTTGTTTATCATCTCGGAAATCCTGCTTTCTGCACAAGACACAGTTGTGGTGGGAAGATTGAGTTATTTTTCGGCAAATATGATCTTTCAAAAATCGGGAGCGCGAATAAAAACTATTCCGGTAGACGAAGAGGGAATTGACACCGATGCTTTACAAAAACTATGCGAACAGCAGCAGATTAGAATGGTGTATGTTACACCACATCATCATTATCCAACGACTGTAAGTTTAAGCGTACCAAGAAGGATGGAGCTGTTGAGATTGGCGAATCACTATGGTTTTGTGATTGTAGAAGATGACTATGACTATGATTTTCGTTATGATAAACAGCCGCTTTTACCATTGACCGGTGCAAATGCAACGGGTATGGTAATTTATGTTGGGTCTTTTGGGAAATCCCTGGCTCCGGGCTTTCGTACCGGATTTATTGTTGCGCCGGATAACCTGATGCGCGAAATGCGTAAATATCTGGGAATTATAGATCGTCAGGGCGATATTGTAATGGAGCAGGCGTTGGGGGAGATGATTGAGGATGGGGTGATTCACCGACACCTGAAGAAATCATTGAAAATCTATCAGGAACGCAGGGATTTTATGGCCGATTTATTAACGAATGATTTTGAGGAATATCTGAGTTTTCAAAAACCAAATGGCGGTTTAGCGTTTTGGTTGCGCTGGGAAAAACCTGTTAATTTATTACAGATGAGCTATCAATGTGCAAAATCCAATCTTTTTATACCTAAAACTTTACTTTATCAAACTAAAGACCTGTCCGGAATGAGATTGGGTTTTGGGAGCATGGATGAAGGAGAAATAAAAGAAAGCCTGGGGATTTTGAAAAGATGTTGCTCGGATTTGTAAACTGCCAGTTTTATAAAAGAATTGGTGTATAAAAAATAGATATTGGATGGAATTAAATTCTATGGAGGAAACAAAAAATCCCGCTCTACTTGCTGTAAAGCGGGATTGTAGCCCGTAGGGGAATCGAACCCCTGTTTCAAGAATGAAAATCTTGCGTCCTAACCCCTAGACGAACGGGCCAAAAAAGGATTGTCTTTCAAATCCTTAGGTAGCGGGGACCAGACTCGAACTGATGACCTTCGGGTTATGAGCCCGACGAGCTACCAACTGCTCCACCCCGCACTATATTTTATGTTCAAAACTTCAAATTTCTAAAGCAATCGCTGCTTTTTTATTCGTTAGAAGATTTATATCTTGTTCCGAATTGGACTGCAAAGATATAATTCGTTTCTTTGTGTTCCAAATAAATTTTAAAAAATATTTTAAATGTCGCACAAAGCAGGTTTCGTAAGCATCGTAGGAAAGCCAAACGCAGGTAAATCAACATTGATGAACACACTGGTAGGAGAGAAAATGGCCATTATTACGTCAAAAGCTCAAACAACCAGACATCGTATTATAGGAATTGTAAATGAAGAAGATTATCAGATCGTCTTTTCGGATACACCAGGTATTATAAAACCAGCCTATAAATTGCAGGAGTCTATGATGGATGCAGTACAGGGTTCGTTGGTGGATGCGGACATATTGTTGTTTGTAACCGATATTAATGAAAAACACGACGAACAGGATGTGTTAGATAAAATCAAAGGGTCAACAGCAAAATTATTGGTGCTCATCAATAAAATCGATGAGTCTACCCAGGAAAAGGTGGAGGAAAAGATAAATTATTGGAGAGATAAATTAAATCCTGATGGAATAGTAGGCATTTCTGCGCTGCATAATTATAATGTAGAACAGATTATGGGTTTTATAAAAGATAATTTGCCGGAGCATCCACCATATTACGATAAAGACGAACTTACCACACGAAGTGAAAGGTTTTTTGTTTCGGAGATGATCAGAGAGAAAATCTTTAAATTTTATAAAAAAGAAATCCCTTATAGTACAGAAGTTTTGGTCACTTCTTTTAAAGAGAGCAAAAACCTGATTAAAATAAGTGCAGAGGTAGTGGTGGAACGAGAGTCACAAAAAAATATTTTGATTGGTACGGGTGGTTCTATGTTAAAGAAGATTGGGACCTATGCCAGACAGGATATGGAAGATTTTTTGCAGAAAAAGGTATTTCTTGAAATTTTTGTGAAAGTGATTCCTGATTGGAGAAACAGGGGTAATTACCTGAAAAGTTTTGGCTACGAAGAATAGTTTCTAAGAAACAATTTAGCTGATGTCGCGAAACAGCGATTTTATTTGACTATTTTTGCGGATTAAATAATTATGCCGGCATGATAAGGCTGGGAAAAATATAAATATATGGGAAATATAGTAGCGATCGTCGGGAGACCGAACGTAGGAAAGTCGACTTTGTACAATAGGCTTACGGAAACGCGTAAGGCCATTGTAGACGACATGAGCGGGGTAACCCGTGACAGACATTATGGATTGGCAGAATGGACAGATAAAACCTTTACGGTAATTGATACTGGAGGGTATGTTGCCAACTCAGAGGATATTTTTGAAATTGCGATCAGAGAACAGGTTTTAATAGCTATCGAAGAGGCCACCGCAATTATTTTTATGGTAGATGTTACTACTGGAATCACTGATTTAGATGATGACATTGCTGGCATTCTGAGAAGAAGTAAAAAGCCGGTTTTTGTGACCGCTAATAAAGTAGACAACAATATGTTGTTGGCAGAAGCAGCACAATTCTATAGTTTTGGATTGGGTGAAATCTATTCTCTTTCGTCTATGACAGGCTCAGGAACAGGTGAGTTGTTAGATGACGTGATTAAAACTTTTGATGAAACTGAGGAAATTCAAAATGAATTACCTGTTTATGCAATTGTTGGAAGACCGAATGTGGGTAAATCATCCATGATTAATGCGTTGTTGGGTAAAGATAGAAATATAGTTACCAATGTAGCAGGAACTACCAGAGACTCTATTCATATCCACTACAAGCAATTTGGACATGATTTTATGCTGGTGGATACGGCAGGTTTACGTAAGAAGACCAAAGTAAGGGAAAATATAGAGTTTTATTCTGTAATGCGTACTATAGGCGCTTTGGAGGAAGCAGATGTTATAATCCTTATGTTAGATGCCACGGAAGGAATAGAGTCGCAAGACATCAATATATTCCATTTAGCGGAAAAGAATCGTAAGGGGCTGGTTTTGGTTGTTAATAAATGGGATTTGGTAGAGAAAGATCACAAAACGGCCAAAGCCTTTGAACAGAAGATCAATGAGAAAATAGCTCCATTTACTGACGTTCCGATTATTTTTACGTCAGTTACAGAAAAACAGCGTATTTTTAAGGTTTTAGAGGCTGCACAAAAGGTTTATGACAATAGGAAGAAAAAAATCAGTACTTCTAAACTGAACGATTTCCTATTACCGATTATTGAGAATACTCCTCCGCCAGCAACAAAAGGAAAGCATATCAAAATCAAATATATTACACAGATTAGTGCATCTACACCAATGTTTGCCTTTTTCTGTAATCTTCCGCAATATATAAAAGACCCGTATAAACGTTTTTTAGAAAATAAGCTGAGGGAACAATTTGATTTTACTGGAGTTCCTATTCAATTATTCTTTAGACAGAAATAATTTTTAACAAATTTATATTCATAAAAAAGCGGCACTTGAAAATTTCAAGCGCCGCTTTTTTATTGTAATGTGCCGTTTACCAATATACAGAGTATAGGGCAACTAATAATAATATAATGATTAATGAACCTACAATAAACCCAGGGTGAGCATTGAACATCTTCGTGTCAACCTCTAAACCTTGTGGAGTAACTCCTCGTTTATTATCTATCAGAGAAATGATGATCATACCTACGATACAGATCACGAATACAAAACCCATTCTATCCAAGAAAGGAATTTCATACAAGCCAGAGGAAGCACTCTTAACTGCAAATCCGAAATCGTATAGGAAAGAAAGATCCATCATAGTAGGTAATACTTTGAAGAATACAGATAATAGGAAACCCCCGATTGTTGCGAATAACGCTGCGTTTGAAGTTGCTTTCTTCCAGAAGAAACCTAGGATAAACATAGCGAAGATACCTGGTGATACGAAACCTGTATACTCCTGAATATATTGGAAACCACCTTTTTTATCTATTCCTAAGTAGGGAGCAATGATAACAGCTAAAATCATAGAAATGATTACCGTAATTTTACCAACCTTTACCAGGTTTGCTTCAGAAGCAGTTGGATTTAGTTTTTTCTGGTAAACGTCTAATGTGAAAATAGTTGCTATACTGTTTGCTTTACCGGCTAAAGAAGCTACAATTGCTGCAGTTAAAGCCGCAAAAGAAAGACCTTTTAAACCCGTAGGAAGTAAGTTCAATAATACTGGATATGCTTTATCAGGGTTGATTTCTCCAGCTTGCATCATTTCTGCGTGAAAAAATCCTTTTTGGTAAAGAACAAATGCCGCAATCCCTGGTAATACCACAATGATAGGCATTAACATTTTCAAGAAAGCTGCAAATAAAATACCGTTTCTTGCTGTTTTTAAATCAGCTCCCAAAGCTCTTTGAGTGATGTATTGGTTACAACCCCAATAGTTTAAGTTCACAATCCAAAGACCTCCGACTAGCATGGTTAAACCCGGTACATCTAGATAATGCGGACTCGTTTTATCAAAAATCATATGGAAATGGTCAGGTGCTTCTTTGGTTAAAATAGTAAAACCATTAAGTGTGCCCTGTACCCCATGTGCATCTGAAACAAGATTTAAAGCAAGATAAGTAGTTATTAAGCCACCAAGAATTAAGAAGAAAACCTGGATAACATCTGTAAATCCGATAACTTTCATTCCTCCTAAAGTAATTACGATAGAGAAGATGGCTAAGGCATACATACATAGCGTTAAATCCAATCCTGAAATACTGGTAATGGCAAGCGCTCCCAGGTAAAGGATAGAAGTTAAATTAACAACAACGTAAAGCAATAACCAGAAAACAGCCATGATCATGGCTACTGTCCCATTGTAACGCTGATTAAGAAATTGTGGCATGGTAAATATCTTATTTTTAAGATATACCGGAATGAAAAATATAGCCACAATAATTAATGTTGCTGCCGCCATCCATTCGTAGGCCGCAATCGCTAACCCTAATGTAAAGCCAGATCCGCTCATTCCAATGAATTGCTCCGCAGAGATGTTAGATGCAATTAAAGAAGCACCGATAGCCCACCATGTAAGTGAACCCTCTGCTAAGAAATAATCTTTAGAACTAGCACTTTCTGCTTTTTTTCGGTTGTAAATCCATAGACCGTAACCCGCTACGATCAGGAAGTAGATCAGAAATACAATGTAATCTGACGTCTGAAGTGTATTCATCTATTTAATTAGTTTGGTTTGGAAGCACCGAATTTATCAAAAAATATAATTATTAATAACGTTTTCTAAAAATTCTTGCTTACCGCTTCTCATTTTAGGTTCGCCATTACTAATTGCATATGCTTTTAAATCTTCTAAGCTCAATTTACCTTCTTCAAACTCTTTTCCTTTTCCAGAATCAAACGAAGCGTATCTCTCAGTTCTTATTTTATTATAGTCAGAATTTGAAAGAATTTCATCAGCAACCAGCAGTGCTTTAGCGAAGATATCCATGCCGCCAACATGTGCGTAGAATAAATCTTCCGGATCTGTAGAGTTTCTCCTGATTTTTGCGTCGAAGTTTACACCTCCGCCTTGTAAACCACCACCGCTAAGGATAATCAGCATAGATTCAACCAGTTCGTTGATGTTGTTAGGGAATTGATCGGTGTCCCATCCGTTTTGGTAGTCACCTCTGTTTGCATCAATAGACCCCAATAAACCAGCATCTACGGCAACTTGCAATTCATGTTGGAAAGTATGTCCGGCTAGTGTAGCATGGTTAACTTCCAGATTTAATTTGAAATCATTCAATAAATCGTATTGTCTTAAAAATCCGATAACTGTTTCCGCATCGTAATCATATTGATGTTTAGATGGTTCGCAAGGTTTTGGTTCAATAAAGAAAGTCCCTTTGAAACCATTTTTTCTAGCATAGTCTTTTACAGTATGTAAGAATTTTGCGAAATGTTCTTTCTCACGTTTCATGTCCGTATTTAATAAAGACATATAACCTTCTCTGCCGCCCCAGAAAACATAATTTTCTCCTCCTAAGGCTATGGTAGCATCGATTGCGGCTTTAACTTGTGCAGCGCCATGTGTTAATACATGAAAATCCGGGTTGGTAATAGCACCATTCATGTATCTTCTGTTAGAAAACAAATTGGCTGTACCCCAAAGTAATTTTACTCCGCTTTCTTTTTGTTTCTGCTGCGCATACTCTACTAAAGCCTGTAGTCTTCTTTCGTTTTCAAGAATATCTGTTCCGTAATCAACCACGTCAACATCATGGAAACAATAGTAAGGAATATTCATTTTCGTGATAAACTCAAAAGCAGCATCCATTTTATCCTTTGCTCTCTCAATAGGATCTTTTTTTGCATCCCAAGGAAATATATGAGTAGGTTCTCCAAAAGGATCTGCACCATTCCCACAGAACGAATGCCAATAAGCACAAGCAAATTTCAAGTGCTCTTTCATCGTTTTACCGCCAACTATTCTGTTTTCGTCATAAAATCTAAAAGCCAATGGGTTTTTAGATTCTTTTCCTTCATATTGAATTTTTCCAATCCCTTTAAAAAATTCGGTTTCTCCTGTAATGATTGACATTTTTTATATTGCTTTTAATTTTTTGTTTAGTAATTGTAATTCTTTCCATTCCTGATAGATTTCCTCATATTTCGCTGTTTCGTCGGGCTCTATCGTTTTTATTTTCCTGATATTTTTAAATGCTTCTGATGGTGTTTTGTAATATCCTAATCCAATTCCCGCACCCAAAGCAGCACCCACGCTACCATCGTTTTCATAGAGTTCTACAGGAACTCCGGTTGCGTTTACATAATCTCTCTGGAAGACTTCACTTAAAAAAAGATTAGAGTTTCCTGCTTTAATGATTTTTGGATCAAGTCCGTTCTCTTTCATAATATCCAGCCCGTACCTGAAAGAAAATGCAATTCCTTCCTGCATCGCTTTCAGAATGTGAGCGGTTCCATGTTGGTTTAAATCAATGTTTTCTATATGTGCGCCAACTAACTTATTGTTAAGCATACGTTCAGCTCCGTTTCCAAAAGGTAAAACCCGAAGGCCATTACTCCCTGTGGAAATTGATTGCGCCATTTTATTCATTTCCGGATAGGAAAGCTCCTTTGTCAATAATTTCTTTGCCCAACTGTATAAAATGCCGGTTCCGTTAATACACAAAAGAACTCCGGTACGTATTTTATCCTGCAAATAATTTACGTGAGCAAAAGTGTTAATACGCGATTCGTTATCATATACCAATTGATCACTTACTCCATAAATAACACCAGAAGTTCCAGCGGTCGAAGCTACTTCTCCTGGTTCCAATACATTTAGAGAAAGTGCATTATTTGGTTGGTCTCCAGCTTTATATGTTACTTTTACATCCCCCGAAAGGCCCAGTTCTTTTGCGATTTCAGAATTGATTTTGCCATGTTCGGAGAAAACAGGTTTTACCTCTGGAAGTAAAGATTTCTCAAATTCAAAATACGTCAGTATTGATTCAGACAATCGATTGTTTTTGAAATCCCAAAAAACTCCTTCGGATAAAGAACTGATACTTGAGCTTATCTCTCCCGTTAGTTTTGTTGCGATGAAATCACCCGGAAGCATGATTTTGTATATCTTTTCATAAACCTCGGGTTCATGCTCTTTAACCCATGCCAGTTTTGAAGCGGTAAAATTTCCGGGAGAGTTTAAATGGTGTTTTAAGCTATAAGACTGTCCAATGCTTTTAAAAGCTTCGTTGCCTATTTCAACTGCCCGGCTATCACACCAGATTATTGAATTCCTAAGAGGTGTATGTTGTTTATCTACCACAACAAGCCCATGCATCTGATACGCAATGCCAATAGCAGCAATATCAGCGGGGTTATATTTTTTTGTTGCATGCGCTTTTTGTATCGCAAGCACGGTGTTTTGCCACCATTTTTCGGGACTTTGTTCCGCCCATCCAACCTGCGTAGAGATAATCTCTTCTTCAGTTTCTGGATAATGTACTGAGCATAGCGTTTTTTGAGAATTAGCTTCTACAACAGAGACTTTTATAGAAGACGTACCCAAATCTATACCTAAAAAAAGCATATATATTACTGTTTAGTTATGCCGATGTGCAACCGGTTGCATAAAAGTATAATTAAATTTTCAATTGCCAAAGTTTCATGGAAATTTATTTACTTTAAGTATTGAAAAAGAAAACGACTATTTACGATATAGCCAAGGAGCTAAACGTAACTGTTTCCACAGTATCGAGGGCATTAAACGGGTTTTCGACCATAAGTGAGGCTACGAGAAAAGCTGTTTTG
This genomic interval from Pseudopedobacter saltans DSM 12145 contains the following:
- a CDS encoding aminotransferase-like domain-containing protein: MDSPVEIPFKSFIQIDRKSEVAVFMQIANQLIYAIQRNLVLPGTKLPGTRVLGELLDVHRNTITAVYDELYAQGWVEIKPNQGTFISSELPFTEKLRSGMPEYVYPQQTGFTFRKSNLLDNPFENTTCDYVFNDGVPDVRLTQLNDISRFYSANIKRRSNRKRMGYYNQEGSEYFKYQLSYYLNLSRGLPVSTNNLLITRSIEMSLFIISEILLSAQDTVVVGRLSYFSANMIFQKSGARIKTIPVDEEGIDTDALQKLCEQQQIRMVYVTPHHHYPTTVSLSVPRRMELLRLANHYGFVIVEDDYDYDFRYDKQPLLPLTGANATGMVIYVGSFGKSLAPGFRTGFIVAPDNLMREMRKYLGIIDRQGDIVMEQALGEMIEDGVIHRHLKKSLKIYQERRDFMADLLTNDFEEYLSFQKPNGGLAFWLRWEKPVNLLQMSYQCAKSNLFIPKTLLYQTKDLSGMRLGFGSMDEGEIKESLGILKRCCSDL
- a CDS encoding sodium/sugar symporter, whose protein sequence is MNTLQTSDYIVFLIYFLIVAGYGLWIYNRKKAESASSKDYFLAEGSLTWWAIGASLIASNISAEQFIGMSGSGFTLGLAIAAYEWMAAATLIIVAIFFIPVYLKNKIFTMPQFLNQRYNGTVAMIMAVFWLLLYVVVNLTSILYLGALAITSISGLDLTLCMYALAIFSIVITLGGMKVIGFTDVIQVFFLILGGLITTYLALNLVSDAHGVQGTLNGFTILTKEAPDHFHMIFDKTSPHYLDVPGLTMLVGGLWIVNLNYWGCNQYITQRALGADLKTARNGILFAAFLKMLMPIIVVLPGIAAFVLYQKGFFHAEMMQAGEINPDKAYPVLLNLLPTGLKGLSFAALTAAIVASLAGKANSIATIFTLDVYQKKLNPTASEANLVKVGKITVIISMILAVIIAPYLGIDKKGGFQYIQEYTGFVSPGIFAMFILGFFWKKATSNAALFATIGGFLLSVFFKVLPTMMDLSFLYDFGFAVKSASSGLYEIPFLDRMGFVFVICIVGMIIISLIDNKRGVTPQGLEVDTKMFNAHPGFIVGSLIIILLLVALYSVYW
- the der gene encoding ribosome biogenesis GTPase Der gives rise to the protein MGNIVAIVGRPNVGKSTLYNRLTETRKAIVDDMSGVTRDRHYGLAEWTDKTFTVIDTGGYVANSEDIFEIAIREQVLIAIEEATAIIFMVDVTTGITDLDDDIAGILRRSKKPVFVTANKVDNNMLLAEAAQFYSFGLGEIYSLSSMTGSGTGELLDDVIKTFDETEEIQNELPVYAIVGRPNVGKSSMINALLGKDRNIVTNVAGTTRDSIHIHYKQFGHDFMLVDTAGLRKKTKVRENIEFYSVMRTIGALEEADVIILMLDATEGIESQDINIFHLAEKNRKGLVLVVNKWDLVEKDHKTAKAFEQKINEKIAPFTDVPIIFTSVTEKQRIFKVLEAAQKVYDNRKKKISTSKLNDFLLPIIENTPPPATKGKHIKIKYITQISASTPMFAFFCNLPQYIKDPYKRFLENKLREQFDFTGVPIQLFFRQK
- the era gene encoding GTPase Era; the encoded protein is MSHKAGFVSIVGKPNAGKSTLMNTLVGEKMAIITSKAQTTRHRIIGIVNEEDYQIVFSDTPGIIKPAYKLQESMMDAVQGSLVDADILLFVTDINEKHDEQDVLDKIKGSTAKLLVLINKIDESTQEKVEEKINYWRDKLNPDGIVGISALHNYNVEQIMGFIKDNLPEHPPYYDKDELTTRSERFFVSEMIREKIFKFYKKEIPYSTEVLVTSFKESKNLIKISAEVVVERESQKNILIGTGGSMLKKIGTYARQDMEDFLQKKVFLEIFVKVIPDWRNRGNYLKSFGYEE
- a CDS encoding xylulokinase; translated protein: MLFLGIDLGTSSIKVSVVEANSQKTLCSVHYPETEEEIISTQVGWAEQSPEKWWQNTVLAIQKAHATKKYNPADIAAIGIAYQMHGLVVVDKQHTPLRNSIIWCDSRAVEIGNEAFKSIGQSYSLKHHLNSPGNFTASKLAWVKEHEPEVYEKIYKIMLPGDFIATKLTGEISSSISSLSEGVFWDFKNNRLSESILTYFEFEKSLLPEVKPVFSEHGKINSEIAKELGLSGDVKVTYKAGDQPNNALSLNVLEPGEVASTAGTSGVIYGVSDQLVYDNESRINTFAHVNYLQDKIRTGVLLCINGTGILYSWAKKLLTKELSYPEMNKMAQSISTGSNGLRVLPFGNGAERMLNNKLVGAHIENIDLNQHGTAHILKAMQEGIAFSFRYGLDIMKENGLDPKIIKAGNSNLFLSEVFQRDYVNATGVPVELYENDGSVGAALGAGIGLGYYKTPSEAFKNIRKIKTIEPDETAKYEEIYQEWKELQLLNKKLKAI
- the xylA gene encoding xylose isomerase, encoding MSIITGETEFFKGIGKIQYEGKESKNPLAFRFYDENRIVGGKTMKEHLKFACAYWHSFCGNGADPFGEPTHIFPWDAKKDPIERAKDKMDAAFEFITKMNIPYYCFHDVDVVDYGTDILENERRLQALVEYAQQKQKESGVKLLWGTANLFSNRRYMNGAITNPDFHVLTHGAAQVKAAIDATIALGGENYVFWGGREGYMSLLNTDMKREKEHFAKFLHTVKDYARKNGFKGTFFIEPKPCEPSKHQYDYDAETVIGFLRQYDLLNDFKLNLEVNHATLAGHTFQHELQVAVDAGLLGSIDANRGDYQNGWDTDQFPNNINELVESMLIILSGGGLQGGGVNFDAKIRRNSTDPEDLFYAHVGGMDIFAKALLVADEILSNSDYNKIRTERYASFDSGKGKEFEEGKLSLEDLKAYAISNGEPKMRSGKQEFLENVINNYIF